A section of the Pseudomonas sp. Q1-7 genome encodes:
- a CDS encoding Leu/Phe/Val dehydrogenase, whose amino-acid sequence MFAMMETARLEALHLANDPATGLKAIIAIHNTRLGPALGGCRYLAYPDDESAIRDAIRLAQGMSYKAALAGLDQGGGKAVIIRPPHVDNRAALFEAFGRMIESLNGRYITAVDSGTSSADMDCVAQQTRHVTSTTAAGDPSPHTALGVFAGIRATAHARLGSDDLEGLRIAVQGLGHVGFALAEQLHAVGAELLVSDLDAGRVQLAVEQLGAHPVAADAFLTTPCDILAPCGLGGVLNAQTVGQLRCAAVAGAANNQLASAEIADEMEARGILYAPDYVINSGGLIYVALKHKGESLPSITAHLSRISQRLTEIYAHAQADKRSPARVADALAERLLFG is encoded by the coding sequence ATGTTCGCCATGATGGAAACCGCCCGGCTGGAGGCGCTGCACCTCGCCAACGATCCCGCCACCGGACTCAAGGCCATCATCGCCATCCACAACACCCGCCTCGGGCCGGCATTGGGAGGCTGTCGCTACCTCGCCTATCCCGACGATGAAAGCGCCATCCGCGACGCGATTCGCCTGGCCCAGGGCATGAGCTACAAGGCCGCGCTGGCCGGTCTCGACCAGGGCGGCGGCAAGGCGGTGATCATCCGCCCGCCCCATGTGGATAACCGCGCCGCACTGTTCGAAGCCTTCGGGCGGATGATCGAATCCCTCAACGGCCGCTACATCACTGCGGTGGACAGCGGCACCTCCAGCGCCGACATGGACTGCGTCGCCCAGCAGACCCGCCATGTCACCAGCACCACGGCGGCCGGCGACCCCTCGCCGCACACCGCCCTCGGCGTCTTCGCCGGCATTCGCGCCACCGCCCACGCCCGCCTCGGCAGCGATGACCTGGAAGGCTTGCGCATCGCCGTGCAGGGCCTCGGTCATGTGGGCTTTGCCCTGGCCGAGCAGCTCCACGCGGTGGGCGCCGAGTTGCTGGTCAGCGACCTGGATGCCGGCCGCGTGCAACTGGCGGTGGAGCAATTGGGCGCCCATCCGGTGGCCGCCGATGCCTTCCTCACCACACCCTGCGACATCCTCGCGCCCTGCGGCCTCGGCGGCGTGCTCAACGCCCAGACCGTCGGCCAGTTGCGCTGCGCAGCGGTGGCCGGCGCCGCCAACAACCAGCTCGCCAGCGCCGAGATCGCCGACGAGATGGAGGCGCGCGGCATCCTGTACGCGCCGGATTACGTGATCAATTCCGGCGGGCTGATCTACGTCGCGCTCAAGCACAAGGGCGAGTCGCTGCCGTCGATCACCGCGCACCTGTCGCGGATCAGCCAGCGCCTCACCGAGATTTACGCGCACGCCCAGGCCGACAAGCGATCCCCCGCGCGGGTCGCCGACGCCCTGGCCGAGCGCCTGCTGTTCGGCTGA